The following are from one region of the Pelagibius sp. CAU 1746 genome:
- a CDS encoding DUF1428 domain-containing protein — translation MAYVDGFVAPVPTGNRDAFRKHAAVAAAVFKEFGALKVVDCWENDVPEGEVTSFPLAVQRKEGEGVVFGWILWPSREVRDAAMRKAMEDPRMQQDSNPMPFDGKRLVYGGFEIIHEA, via the coding sequence ATGGCTTATGTGGATGGATTTGTTGCGCCGGTGCCGACGGGCAATCGGGACGCCTTTCGAAAGCACGCCGCGGTGGCGGCGGCGGTCTTCAAGGAGTTCGGGGCGCTGAAGGTGGTCGACTGCTGGGAGAACGACGTGCCGGAAGGGGAGGTGACCTCCTTTCCCCTGGCGGTCCAGCGCAAGGAGGGAGAAGGGGTGGTCTTCGGCTGGATCCTCTGGCCCTCGCGCGAGGTCAGGGACGCCGCCATGCGGAAAGCCATGGAGGATCCGCGCATGCAGCAGGACAGCAACCCCATGCCCTTCGACGGCAAGCGTCTCGTCTATGGCGGCTTCGAGATAATTCACGAAGCCTGA
- the pssA gene encoding CDP-diacylglycerol--serine O-phosphatidyltransferase: protein MTRFRRRRVTALSINRMIPNALTLLALCSGLTAIRFALQDRWEVAVVAVLVAMLLDGLDGRIARLMGATSELGAQLDSLSDVIAFGVTPAVMIYLWTLSDAGGIGWAACLVYAACCALRLARFNTALVEETSTPLASRYFVGVPAPAAAALALLPLVLSFVLGDLVLRSDVVSVLTLLGVAILMVSRVPTFSAKRLKLKAPQRLIAMVGMVIFVALLIGETWITVSLITLAYLVSIPLAALQHRREQRHGLPEIPDELVLPEDEE, encoded by the coding sequence ATGACGCGCTTCCGCCGCCGACGGGTGACGGCCCTGTCGATCAACCGGATGATTCCCAACGCGCTGACGCTGCTGGCGCTCTGCTCCGGACTGACGGCGATCCGCTTCGCCCTCCAGGACCGTTGGGAAGTGGCGGTGGTGGCGGTGTTGGTGGCCATGCTGCTGGACGGCCTGGACGGCCGTATCGCCCGCCTCATGGGAGCGACCAGCGAATTGGGCGCTCAGCTCGATTCGCTCTCGGATGTGATCGCCTTCGGTGTCACCCCCGCGGTGATGATCTATCTCTGGACACTGTCGGACGCCGGCGGCATCGGCTGGGCCGCCTGCCTGGTCTACGCGGCTTGCTGCGCCCTGCGCCTGGCGCGCTTCAACACCGCGCTGGTGGAGGAGACCTCGACGCCGCTGGCCTCGCGCTACTTCGTCGGCGTGCCGGCCCCGGCTGCCGCCGCACTGGCGCTGCTGCCGCTGGTGCTGAGTTTCGTTCTGGGCGACTTGGTGTTGCGCAGCGACGTGGTCAGCGTGCTGACTCTGCTGGGCGTGGCCATCCTCATGGTCAGCCGGGTGCCGACATTCTCGGCCAAGCGCCTGAAGCTCAAAGCGCCGCAACGGCTCATCGCCATGGTCGGCATGGTGATCTTTGTGGCCTTGCTGATCGGCGAAACCTGGATCACGGTTTCCCTCATCACGCTGGCCTATCTGGTGAGCATTCCCCTGGCGGCGCTGCAGCATCGCCGCGAGCAACGCCACGGCCTGCCCGAGATCCCCGACGAGCTGGTCCTGCCGGAAGACGAGGAGTGA
- a CDS encoding MarR family winged helix-turn-helix transcriptional regulator produces the protein MSKSEVVSRETTLHVRDACLCLHVQRAARALARRFDTVFRPLGITNGQFSLMMSLNRPVAPGNGEVAALLAMDRTTLTAALKPLERRGLVTVRPNPEDRRGRVLSLTAKGRKLLAQAVPIWTETHAAVEAEIAEFGPDRLRRSLQALSGLGGKAGPE, from the coding sequence GTGTCAAAAAGCGAAGTCGTCTCGCGGGAGACGACGCTGCATGTCCGCGACGCTTGTCTCTGCCTGCACGTGCAGCGTGCAGCGCGCGCTTTGGCCCGGCGCTTCGACACCGTTTTTCGGCCCCTGGGCATCACCAACGGCCAGTTTTCGCTGATGATGTCTCTGAACCGCCCGGTGGCGCCGGGCAACGGGGAAGTGGCGGCCCTTCTCGCCATGGACCGCACCACGCTGACCGCCGCTCTGAAACCCCTGGAACGACGCGGCCTGGTGACGGTCAGGCCCAATCCCGAGGACCGCCGTGGCCGGGTCCTGTCGCTGACGGCGAAGGGCCGGAAGCTGCTGGCGCAGGCGGTGCCGATCTGGACCGAGACACATGCGGCGGTGGAAGCGGAGATCGCCGAGTTCGGGCCGGACCGGCTGCGCCGGTCGCTTCAGGCTCTTTCGGGACTTGGCGGCAAGGCCGGCCCGGAATAG
- a CDS encoding VOC family protein, which produces METKRKVMPFLWFDDQAEDAAKTYAGLFADSALGEICRYSKRIAEATGRAEGSAMTVTFRLGGQEVTALNGGPQFRFTPSFSFFVNCGGVEEAEALFTGLAQGGEVMMPFQAYPFSAGYGWIKDRYGFSWQVNSAPRDHTIAPSLLFVGRQCGRAEEAMTLYGSIFPDSRIESVARYEAGEAPNAEGSVKHGIFFLAGQELRAMDSALDHTFTFTEAASLQVLCDSQEEVDHYWHHLGEGGDPAAQQCGWLKDRFGVSWQVVPRVLTEMLSDAGSDAKERVTQAFMQMKKFDISALERAYRGN; this is translated from the coding sequence ATGGAAACAAAGCGGAAGGTCATGCCTTTCCTGTGGTTCGACGATCAGGCGGAGGATGCGGCAAAGACCTATGCCGGTCTGTTCGCCGATTCCGCCCTCGGCGAGATTTGCCGCTACTCGAAGCGGATCGCCGAGGCTACCGGCCGCGCCGAAGGTTCTGCCATGACGGTGACGTTCCGCCTCGGCGGTCAGGAAGTAACCGCCCTGAACGGCGGTCCGCAGTTCCGCTTTACCCCTTCCTTTTCTTTCTTCGTCAACTGCGGCGGCGTGGAGGAGGCTGAGGCGCTCTTCACCGGCCTGGCGCAGGGCGGCGAGGTCATGATGCCTTTCCAGGCCTATCCGTTCAGCGCGGGCTACGGCTGGATCAAGGACCGTTACGGCTTTTCCTGGCAGGTCAACTCAGCGCCCCGGGATCACACGATCGCCCCCTCATTGCTTTTCGTCGGCCGCCAATGCGGTAGGGCCGAGGAAGCCATGACCCTTTACGGCTCGATCTTTCCGGACTCGCGCATCGAGAGCGTCGCCCGCTACGAGGCGGGGGAGGCGCCCAATGCCGAAGGCAGCGTGAAGCACGGCATCTTTTTCCTCGCCGGGCAGGAGCTGCGCGCCATGGATAGCGCCCTCGACCATACGTTCACCTTCACCGAGGCGGCGTCCCTGCAGGTGCTTTGCGACAGTCAGGAAGAGGTCGACCACTATTGGCACCACCTCGGCGAGGGCGGAGACCCGGCGGCTCAGCAATGCGGCTGGCTGAAAGATCGCTTCGGCGTGAGTTGGCAGGTGGTGCCGAGAGTGTTGACGGAGATGCTGAGCGATGCCGGTTCCGACGCGAAGGAACGTGTGACGCAGGCCTTCATGCAAATGAAGAAGTTCGATATTTCCGCGCTTGAGCGGGCGTACCGCGGTAACTAG
- a CDS encoding phosphatidylserine decarboxylase: MFRSVLVPIHRAGWPFIGVALAAAVLLGLLWEPLFWLGLLAAAYCAYFFRDPPRVTPTRVGLVIAPADGMVLPIERAVPPPELELGDEPLTRISIFLNVFNVHINRVPLDGTVTALSYRPGKFLNASLDKASEDNERMSVKVTTYDGVDLGFIQIAGLVARRIVCELKAGEPVRAGQVFGLIRFGSRMDVFLPEGVAPLVVPYQTTVAGETVLADLQSGEPARQGEER; the protein is encoded by the coding sequence GTGTTTCGAAGCGTTCTGGTGCCGATCCACCGGGCCGGCTGGCCCTTCATCGGAGTAGCCCTGGCGGCCGCCGTGCTGCTGGGCCTGCTCTGGGAGCCCCTGTTTTGGCTCGGCCTGCTGGCCGCGGCCTATTGCGCCTATTTCTTCCGCGATCCGCCGCGCGTGACGCCGACGCGGGTCGGGCTGGTCATCGCGCCCGCCGACGGCATGGTCCTGCCAATCGAGCGCGCGGTGCCGCCGCCAGAACTGGAACTGGGCGACGAGCCGCTGACCCGGATCTCCATCTTTCTCAACGTCTTCAACGTCCACATCAACCGGGTGCCGCTGGACGGCACGGTCACGGCGCTGTCCTACCGTCCCGGCAAGTTCCTCAACGCCTCGCTGGACAAGGCCTCCGAGGACAACGAGCGCATGTCGGTGAAGGTCACCACCTACGACGGCGTCGACCTGGGCTTCATCCAGATCGCGGGTCTGGTGGCCCGGCGCATCGTCTGCGAGCTGAAAGCCGGGGAGCCCGTGCGCGCCGGCCAGGTCTTCGGCCTGATCCGCTTCGGCAGCCGCATGGACGTGTTCCTGCCGGAAGGCGTGGCGCCCTTGGTCGTGCCCTACCAGACGACGGTGGCCGGAGAGACGGTCCTCGCCGATCTGCAGTCCGGCGAACCCGCCCGGCAGGGCGAGGAACGCTAG